A DNA window from Aquarana catesbeiana isolate 2022-GZ linkage group LG01, ASM4218655v1, whole genome shotgun sequence contains the following coding sequences:
- the LOC141127577 gene encoding large ribosomal subunit protein eL42-like: protein MVNFPKTHRTYCEKCGKHQLHKVTQYKKGKDSLYIQGKRRYDRKQSGYGGQTKLIFHKKAKTTKKIVLRLECVDSDCRSKRMLAIKRCKHFELGVDKKRKGQVIQLVNYLIVNPFWFKTSYNVIDIDKDI, encoded by the exons ATGGTGAACTTCCCTAAAACCCACAGAACTTATTGTGAAAAATGTGGGAAGCATCAGCTCCACAAGGTCACCCAGTACAAGAAGGGGAAAGACTCCCTCTACATCCAGGGAAAGAGGCGATATGACCGCAAGCAGAGCGGGTATGGTGGGCAGACCAAGCTGATCTTCCATAAAAAGGCCAAGACCACCAAGAAGATTGTGCTGAGGCTGGAGTGTGTCGACTCCGACTGCCGATCAAAGCGGATGTTGGCTATAAAGAGATGCAAGCACTTTGAACTTGGTGTAGACAAGAAGAGAAAGGGACAAGTCATCCAG cttgttaACTATCTGATTGTAAACCCCTTCTGGTTCAAAACAAGTTACAATGTCATCGACATAGATAAGGATATATAG